Proteins from a genomic interval of Anolis sagrei isolate rAnoSag1 chromosome 1, rAnoSag1.mat, whole genome shotgun sequence:
- the GSTP1 gene encoding glutathione S-transferase P, translating into MPGKYTLTYFPVRGRGEATRMLLADQGQEWTEDVVTGEIWQKGDLKKSCVFGQVPKFQDGDFVLVQSNAILRHLARNHGLYGQDARDATLLDMVNDGVEDLRLKYVRLIYQNYDAGKAEYIEALPAQLRPFENLLAQNDGGKGFIVGKKISFVDYNLLDILQLHLVLAPKCLDSFPLLAAYVQRLNARPHLKTYLESEGRKQRPINGNGKQ; encoded by the exons A TGCCTGGCAAATACACGCTCACCTACTTTCCCGTCCGCG GACGTGGCGAAGCCACCCGGATGCTGCTGGCTGATCAAGGCCAGGAGTGGACAGAAGATGTAGTGACTGGGGAGATATGGCAGAAGGGAGACCTCAAGAAATCTTGT GTCTTTGGCCAAGTGCCTAAATTTCAAGATGGAGATTTTGTACTGGTCCAGTCAAATGCTATCCTGCGTCACTTGGCGAGGAATCATG GGCTGTATGGTCAAGATGCACGAGACGCAACGCTGCTGGACATGGTGAATGATGGAGTGGAGGACCTACGTTTGAAATATGTCCGCCTCATCTATCAGAACTAT GATGCAGGCAAAGCTGAGTACATTGAGGCCCTGCCAGCCCAGCTCCGCCCTTTTGAGAACCTTCTGGCTCAGAATGATGGAGGGAAAGGCTTCATTGTAGGCAAAAAG aTCTCTTTTGTAGACTACAACCTCCTCGACATACTACAGTTGCATCTCGTCCTGGCACCGAAATGTCTGGATTCCTTCCCTTTGCTGGCTGCCTATGTGCAGAGGCTCAATGCTAGACCACATCTCAAGACTTACCTGGAATCTGAGGGCCGCAAACAGCGTCCCATCAATGGAAATGGCAAACAGTGA